The stretch of DNA GTCGATGGCCGAGCTGCCCGCCCCGTGCTGCGGCGGGTGGTAGAGCGTGCGCTTGGACTTGGGCAGCAGGTACAGCCCGGTCAGGAAGAAGGTCATCTGGGCGTTGCTCTGCTCCGCCACGTCGAGGAAGTGCGAGAACAGGTGGTCGTCGCCCTCCAGCGCGCCATCCCAGGAGAAGACCACGAACTGCGGCGGCTGCTCACCGGGCTTCAGCTTCTGCGGCACCGGCTGCTTGGGCGCCGGGCCGGTGTCGGCGGTGGAGCCGTCGCCGATCACGTGCACCTGGCCGTCCCAGGTCGGGGTCGGTGTCGGGGTCGGCGATGGCGATGGCGGCGGGCTGGGGCTCGGTGGCGTGCCCGGGGGCGTGGCGCGGGCGGCCACCGGCCGGGTGGCCGGCTCCGGGCCGGCGGGGACCAGCGCGAAGGCGAGCGCCGTCGCTATGCCGCCGGTCAACAGCAGGGTGGTTCGCCGAGTGGTTCGCACCGTCACAACCTCGTTCCTGGAAGGGATACCCCGTTCCGGAGAGACGACGTGGGGTGCCCGATCCGTGGCAGCGGAGGGGCAGTGACGATCATCACTAGGCCTGGGAAGATCGAGTTCTGCCAGGTTTTGCAACACTCCGACCTCCCCACTGCGTTCCTAGGACCGTGAAACCAACCGTGATCCCCGATCAGGCCCCACCCGGGCCACCGGCCTTCCCGGACTTCGTCGCGGCCCGCGGCAGCCACCTGCTGAAGACCGCCTACCTGCTGACCCGCGGGGACAGCCACCTGGCCGAGGACCTCGTGCAGGAGACGCTCAGCCGCCTCTACGTCCGCTGGGGCCGGATATCCGGCCTGGAGAACCCGGCCAGCTACGCCCAGACCGTGCTGGCCAACACCTTCCTGACCTACCGCCGGCGGCGCAGCAGCACCGAGCGGGCCACCCACGAGTTCCCCGACATGGCGGTCAGCGACGTCGACCCGACCCTGCGGGTGGCCCTGCTGCGGGCCCTCGCCGAGGCCCCGCCCAAGGACCGCGCCGTGCTGGTGCTCCGCTTCTGGGAGGACCGCACCGTGGCGCAGACCGCCGCCGCGCTGGACATGAGCGAGGCCGCCGTGCGCTCGCGCAGCCACCGGGCGCTCGGGCGGATGCGCGAGCTGCTCGGCAGCAGCCTGACCGACCAGGACGCCGACCTCGCCAGAGCCGCGGCACCTGCGGCACCCGCTGCACCCGCCGCCCCTGCGGCAGCCCGGACCGCCAAGCCGGCGGCAGCCACGACCACGAAGGCGGTACTCGGCCATGCCCACTGACGACCGGACGGACGACTTCCTCGAGGCCAGCTTCGCCGAGGTGCTGCGCCTGGCTGCTGACGGCGCCCCCGCCCTGGGCAGCGAGGCGATGACCTTCGGTGCGACCGTGCGCGGCCGGCGCCGTCAGCGCCGCCGCCGCGCCGCCGCCGTGGGGGCCGCCGCCCTGGCGGTCCTGCTGGTCAGCGGCGGAGCGGCGCTGGCCTGGCAGCCGGCCGGCGCCACCCGGGCCACGGTGGTCGCCCCCGGCGACGCCCCGTCGGCCGGCCCCCGCCCCAGCCGCACTGCCTCGGCCACACCGACCGTGCCGGCCGTGCCGGCCACCGACGTGCAGCTGCTCGACCGGCTGCGTTCGCTGCTGCCCTCCTGGACGCTCAGCGAGCCCACCGGGCACGGCACCGTGCCCACGGCGGACTCCCCGGACACCTTCGCCTCCTACGTCCTCGACGACGGCCACGGCAAGGCCTGGCTCAGGCTGAGCCTGCGCCACAACACCCTCCCGGTGAAGCCGGACGCCCTCGGCTCCTGCCCCGACCCCGTCTCCTCGCCGTACGCCGTCTGCCACCGCACCACGCTCCAGGACGGCTCGACGCTGGTGCTGCTCCAGGACTGGTACTTCCCTGCCCGCGAGCTCGGGGCCAAGCGCTGGTCGGCCGAACTGGACCGGCCCGACGGGACCTCGCTCAAGCTCACCGAGACCAACACCCCGGGGCAGAAGCTGGTCGAGACCACCCGCACCGACCCGCCGCTGACGCCGGCCCAGCTCC from Kitasatospora sp. MMS16-BH015 encodes:
- a CDS encoding SigE family RNA polymerase sigma factor, whose translation is MPDQAPPGPPAFPDFVAARGSHLLKTAYLLTRGDSHLAEDLVQETLSRLYVRWGRISGLENPASYAQTVLANTFLTYRRRRSSTERATHEFPDMAVSDVDPTLRVALLRALAEAPPKDRAVLVLRFWEDRTVAQTAAALDMSEAAVRSRSHRALGRMRELLGSSLTDQDADLARAAAPAAPAAPAAPAAARTAKPAAATTTKAVLGHAH